From the genome of Dryobates pubescens isolate bDryPub1 chromosome 5, bDryPub1.pri, whole genome shotgun sequence, one region includes:
- the EMC7 gene encoding ER membrane protein complex subunit 7 produces the protein MAARRGALCLLLLCLLAAPLPGGAGGSEAAGTAEAPGGAGSGERFKIEGRAVVPGVKPQDWIAGARVLVDGEEHVGFLKTDGSFVVHEVPSGSYVVEVISPAHKFEPVRVDITSKGKMRARYVNYIKTSEVVRLPYPLQMKSSGPPSYFIKRESWGWTDFLMNPMVMMMVLPLLIFVLLPKVVNTSDPDMRREMEQSMNMLNSNHELPDVSEFMTRLFSSKASSKSGGSSSKAGKSSSGKRR, from the exons ATGGCGGCGCGGCGCGgggccctgtgcctgctgctgctctgcctcctggcgGCGCCGCTGCCCGGCGGCGCCGGCGGCTCGGAGGCGGCGGGGACGGCGGAGGCGCCGGGCGGCGCGGGCTCCGGGGAGAGGTTTAAGATCGAGGGCCGGGCCGTGGTGCCCGGGGTGAAGCCGCAGGACTGGATCGCGGGGGCTCGGGTGCTGGTGGACGGGGAGGAGCACGTCGGCTTCCTGAA GACAGATGGCAGCTTCGTGGTGCACGAGGTGCCCTCGGGCTCCTACGTGGTGGAGGTGATATCCCCTGCTCACAAGTTCGAGCCCGTGCGAGTTGACATCACCTCCAAAGGCAAGATGAG AGCCAGGTATGTGAACTACATCAAAACCTCTGAGGTTGTCAGGCTGCCATACCCACTCCAGATGAAATCTTCTGGACCTCCTTCATACTTCATAAAGAGAGAGTCCTGGGGATGGACAGACTTCCTCATGAACCCCATG GTGATGATGATGGTTCTTCCCTTGCTGATATTTGTGCTGTTGCCCAAGGTTGTCAACACCAGTGACCCTGACATGAGAAGG GAGATGGAGCAGTCCATGAACATGCTGAACTCCAACCACGAGCTGCCGGACGTCTCGGAGTTCATGACGAGGCTCTTCTCCTCGAAGGCTTCAAGCAAGTCCGGGGGCAGCAGCAGTAAAGCAGGGAAGAGTAGCTCTGGAAAGAGGAGGTAG